One Brassica napus cultivar Da-Ae chromosome A1, Da-Ae, whole genome shotgun sequence genomic region harbors:
- the LOC106448360 gene encoding uncharacterized protein LOC106448360 → MIKMSLSKFKNMMCTTLTRSMPAIAFFGRMAFALVFIISAVQDYADHFGGGGGPLEKTVGPLVNVMTKYGSKVLTFYSGMQVVAFDVRLLEFSLITAKGTAALWFIFGQSIPAYFLGLGIRGPNRLATQILSTIIRFPTNLNDFTQNLTLIGALLYYIGLKHDIDNLDEADKSKEEKEKEDDKPSTSKAKAN, encoded by the exons AACATGATGTGCACAACCTTAACAAGGTCAATGCCAGCAATTGCATTTTTTGGTAGAATGGCATTTGCCCTTGTCTTTATCATCTCTGCTGTCCAAGA TTATGCTGATCATTTTGGTGGCGGTGGTGGGCCGCTCGAGAAAACAGTTGGACCACTAGTAAATGTGATGACCAAATATGGCTCTAAG GTTCTCACTTTCTACTCCGGGATGCAAGTGGTCGCATTCGATGTTAGACTTTTAGAGTTTTCGCTCATAACCGCAAAGGGAACCGCAGCCTTGTGGTTCATCTTTGGACAATCCATCCCAGCTTACTTCTTAGgtctgggcattcggggtcccaatcgg CTGGCAACGCAAATCCTCTCAACTATTATTCGTTTCCCTACCAACTTGAACGACTTCACTCAG AACTTGACTTTAATCGGGGCGTTGCTCTATTACATTGGATTGAAGCATGACATTGACAACCTCGACGAGGCAGATAAGAGCAAGGAGGAGAAGGAAAAGGAAGATGACAAGCCCTCTACTTCCAAAGCCAAAGCAAACTGA